One genomic region from Phoenix dactylifera cultivar Barhee BC4 unplaced genomic scaffold, palm_55x_up_171113_PBpolish2nd_filt_p 000046F, whole genome shotgun sequence encodes:
- the LOC103711927 gene encoding protein Iojap, chloroplastic, with protein MRALATAAAIPSCVQFHDYSQEPVHGLGLRRRRRCYPCARVPSSSRTTRFQVFLSQRPPDHNVRGRDTDEMFDDLLKKYGKVVYGSGDRQPPSAESDDDAVSLSFAVTLAKVADEVKAADIRVLFVKPLVYWTRFFIIVTAFSRPQIDAIGSRIRDIAEKQFNKVASGDTKPNSWTLLDFGDVVVHIFLPQQRAFYNLEEFYGNATPIELPFDNQSQFRS; from the exons ATGCGGGCGTTAGCAACGGCGGCGGCAATTCCTTCTTGCGTCCAATTCCATGACTATTCCCAGGAGCCAGTCCACGGTCTCGgtttgaggaggaggaggaggtgttaTCCCTGCGCTCGCGTGCCCTCGAGCAGCCGTACTACTCGGTTTCAGGTCTTTCTTAGCCAGAGACCGCCGGACCAT AATGTCAGGGGACGAGACACGGATGAGATGTTCGACGATTTGTTAAAGAAGTATGGCAAGGTGGTGTATGGAAGTGGTGATCGGCAGCCCCCCAGTGCAGAGTCTGATGATGATGCCGTGAGCTTATCCT TTGCTGTTACATTAGCTAAAGTTGCTGATGAGGTAAAGGCTGCTGATATCCGTGTTCTCTTCGTGAAGCCTCTGGTTTATTGGACCCGGTTTTTTATCATTGTCACAGCCTTCTCCCGCCCTCAAATTGATGCTATTGG GTCAAGAATAAGAGACATAGCTGAGAAGCAGTTTAACAAAGTTGCATCTGGAGATACCAAGCCCAACTCATGGACCTTACTGGACTTTG GTGATGTAGTTGTTCATATATTTCTTCCACAGCAACGAGCCTTCTACAACTTGGAAGAGTTTTATGGCAATGCCACACCCATTGAACTACCTTTTGATAATCAATCCCAATTTCGTAGCTGA